GCGAGCGTACTCACCATCATTAATGTAGCCGTCACCGGAAAGCTCAAGGTCTTCACAGTGCTGAGCGACGATACCTCCGGCGGCAGCAACCCGGGTCATGACCTCCCGCATTAGGTCTTCGGATTGAACCCCGAAACCATCGTCAGAGAACCCAACCGCCTCGGCCGCCAGAGCCTCGTAGTCCAAAAGCTCTCCTCGTCCATTTCCACCCTCGGTTAGACAGGCGTATGGGAAAACCTCGACCAGGGCTCTCGTGGCATAATCCTCCTGCTGCCGTCGAAGCTCGTTCAAGTTGTCCGGGGCGGGATCCAGATTTGGCATAGCGCACACGGTGGTAAACCCACCTCGGGCAGCCGCCGCAGTTCCGGTTGGAATGGTCTCCTTGTATGAAAAACCCGGCTCGCGCAGATGCACGTGGACATCTGCAAGGCCGGGAAGAACAAGCTTTCCACTAAGGCTTAGAATCCGATAACCAGAAGGATTGATTTGCCCGGGTTCGGTGATCCTGTCAATAACCAGCGGAAGGTCATTGCCTTCCGACACGAGGGAAAGGTCCACCCTACGCAGTTGCTCATCCAGGAAAACCTGGCCGCCGCGTAGCAGTACTTTCATCATTACCCCCGGGGTGGCTGAGGACAGGTTACATCATTAGACGAGGGCGAATGGCCCGCGTCCCCGTCGGCGGACCACCGTGCGGGAATCTCCAATCAGATAGGGGCCGTTTCACGCCGTCTCTCCGGCGTGTCGGCTCCCTATCTGATTGGCAAACCAAAAAAGGGAGGAGGGAGCGGCGCTAGATGAGGGGATGCCTCACTATTGTCGCCTCCCGGTCCTGACCGACCCCGATCGCCGAGATTCGGCAATCGGCCTGCTCCTCAAGGAACTCGATGTAGTTCCGGGCCGCTTCGGGCAGATCCTCGTACTCCCGAATCCCCGTGATGTCTTCCTGCCAGCCCGGCAGATCCTCGTACACAGGCTTCGCAGCAGCAAACTCACTCTGAAGAACCGGCATCTCCCGCGTGACCTGACCATTTACCTCGTACCCCACGGCAACCGGAAGCGTTTCGTAGCTGTCGAGGACATCCAACTTGGTCAGCACAATGTCCGTCAGACCGTTGATCCGTGTGGCGTAACGCAACACAACCGCATCGGCCCAGCCAACTCGCCTGGGTCGTCCTGTAGTCACACCGTACTCCCCGCCAAGGTCACGCAAATGGTTGCCCGCTTCCCCGAACAACTCAGTCGGGTACGGACCTTCACCGACACGAGTGGTGTAAGCCTTAGCGACCCCGATCACACGGTCGATCTTGGTCGGACCCACGCCAACACCCGTCAGCGCACCGCCCGCGGTGGTGCTGGACGAGGTGACGTACGGATATGTCCCGTGGTCAAGGTCCAGCATTACCGCTTGTCCCGCCTCGAATAGGACCTTCTTGTTCGCATCCAACGCCTCGTTGACCAGTAGCGAGGCATCCACGATCATTGGTTCAATCCGCTTGCCGAACTCCAGCAGTTGCTGGGTGATCTGCTCAGCGTCAATCTCTTCTTCAAGCCCATAGGCACCGAGGGTTTCCTGCTTCTCGCGCACCGCACGGGTTACGCGGGCGCGCAGAATCTCCTCATCCAATAGATCCTGGATGCGAATGCCGATCCGGGAGGCCTTGTCGGCGTAAGTCGGGCCAATCCCTCGTCCGGTCGTCCCAATCTGACCCGCTCCGAGCGCCTTCTCAACCGCGCGGTCTACTAGGCGGTTGTAAGGCGGGATCACGTGAGCGTTTGCCGAGATCACTAGCCTTGAGCAGTCGATTCCACGACTCTCCATCGCATCAATTTCGTCAAATAACGCCTCGGGGTCAACAACAACCCCACTGCCGAGAACCGGGGTCGCAGTCGGTGAGAGTATTCCCGCCGGAAGTAGGTGCAACGCGTATTTCTCGTCGCCGATAACAACCGTGTGACCGGCGTTGTTACCTCCGTTAAACTTCACCACCACATCGACGTCTGTCCCTAGTTGATCTGTGGCTTTGCCTTTGCCTTCGTCGCCCCACTGGGCTCCAACGACGATAATCCCTGGCATGATCCCTGGTCCTTTGTGAAGGGGACTAGTTACTAATCGAGTCTAGTGGGCTAGCAATCCGCGCTCCGCTAGTGTCCACGTCCGCTCACGAACATGGACCGTTATGTTCTACCGATACCCGACCTTGACCCCTAAAGTTGAGGGGGCGAAGGGAATTCGATGGTGACCAAGCAGCACACGACCCAAGAACTGGCTGACGTAAATGGGCTGGCGCGCCGTATCGCGACCTCCCTTAGTCAGGTACTCAACGGGAAGCCCGCCGCTGTCGAGTCTGCGATTCTTACCCTTCTTGCAGGCGGCCATCTGCTTCTTGAAGATGTACCTGGAACCGGGAAAACGACACTAGCTTCGGCCCTCGCCGGGTCGATCCAAGCAGATGTCCGACGCATTCAGTTCACAGCGGACATGCTCCCCACAGACATTACCGGCCTTTCGGTTTATGACCAGGACAGTCGTGAGTTCCGTTTTCACCCAGGACCGATCTTCACGAACATCGCGATTGCGGACGAGGTAAATCGAGCTACCCCCCGGGCGCAGTCCGCTTTACTTGAAGCAATGGCCGAGCGGGCGGTTACCCTCGACGGTAAAACACGTCCGCTACCGCGTCTTTTCGCTGTTGTGGCAACCCAGAATCCCCAGGATATGGAGGGCACGTTCCCTCTTCCAGAGGCCCAACGCGATCGGTTCATGACCCGTATTGCCCTGGGATACCCGAGCAATACCGCCGAAGTAGCAATGCTTACGGCGCGAGGCCCGGGCGATCCCTTGGACGAGGTGACGCCCGTAGCCTCTATTGGCCAGATCCTTGCCGCCCAACAGGTCATAGCAAACATCCATATCAGCCAGGAAGTTTCCAAGTACCTAGTCTCTATTGTCTCTGCGACGCGCACACATCCGGAGCTTTCGCTCGGTGCCAGCCCTCGTGCGACCCTGCACCTGGCGCGGATGGCACAGTCTCGCGCCGCGACCCGTGGACGTGACTTCGTCTCTCCCGATGACATTGCCTCTCTAGCGGAGATTGTCCTCCCCCACCGTCTCTCGCTTTCTGGCAGGTTTGCGAGCGTAACCGAAGCACACCAGGCCGCTACAGTCGTGGTTGCCGAGATAGTATCCCGCACTCCGGTTAGATGAGAGTTCCGGTCAGGCTAACTCGAAGAGGCTGGGGGTTTCTCGCCGCGGCCGTGGGTTTCTGGCTGCTGTGGATAGTTCTTCAGTTACGGGACATCTGGTATTTGGTCGCGTTCTTTGGGTCTTCGCTGGCTCTGGCACTGTTTTGGGGCCTAACGATTCCACTGTTCGCCCATATCCGGGTGAGGCTCGATGCTCTGGCCCACGATCCGTCGGTCGGAGACGAGGTGGCGTTTGTTGGGACCATCAGCCACTCCCTAGAGCGCGTGCTCCCGATGGAACTCATTTGGGATGTTGGTGGAGAACCGTACGTTTCCGCGCTCAGCGCGCCAGGACATCACGCCATCACTTCCACGGCATCCGTCCGCCTCGGCAGACGAGGACCGTTCAAAGCAACCATCGCTGGTATCAACATTCCGGATCCTCTCGGTCTTACAGTGCGAACGGTGAGAATCGGGGTAACGCGAGAGATTTTGGTTCTTCCCGTTCCACTTGAATCGGTGCCCGGGACGAGCCATCGAAGAAATGACCGCGGACTGCGGGGCAGCGCTTCGCACGGGGCGCTGACCGACAGCCCCGGAACTCCAGCAGGATCGGTCCGCGACTATCGAAGCGGGGACGCCCCCAGACAGATTCACTGGAAGCAGAGCGCCAGGCAAGGGCAATTGCTAGTCAATCTTTTTGAGCCCGAACATCAGGAGGATCGCACACTTCTGCTTGTCGCCGATAGAGCCTGCTACGCCAGTACAGACGAGTTCGAGGTCGCCGTCTCGGCCACCGCCACAGTCGCACTGGACTGGATCGGCTCGGGCCGCCCTCTCAACCTTCAGGTAGGAGAGCTCTGGGTCCCCGGGTGCCGCACAAGACTTGAAGTGCTGCGGTCTCTAGCGTATGCACAGATGATCCGCCCCTCGGACGCAGACGAGTCTGGATCGCGCTCCGAACCGGATGGAGTAGT
The sequence above is a segment of the Actinomycetaceae bacterium MB13-C1-2 genome. Coding sequences within it:
- a CDS encoding adenylosuccinate synthase — its product is MPGIIVVGAQWGDEGKGKATDQLGTDVDVVVKFNGGNNAGHTVVIGDEKYALHLLPAGILSPTATPVLGSGVVVDPEALFDEIDAMESRGIDCSRLVISANAHVIPPYNRLVDRAVEKALGAGQIGTTGRGIGPTYADKASRIGIRIQDLLDEEILRARVTRAVREKQETLGAYGLEEEIDAEQITQQLLEFGKRIEPMIVDASLLVNEALDANKKVLFEAGQAVMLDLDHGTYPYVTSSSTTAGGALTGVGVGPTKIDRVIGVAKAYTTRVGEGPYPTELFGEAGNHLRDLGGEYGVTTGRPRRVGWADAVVLRYATRINGLTDIVLTKLDVLDSYETLPVAVGYEVNGQVTREMPVLQSEFAAAKPVYEDLPGWQEDITGIREYEDLPEAARNYIEFLEEQADCRISAIGVGQDREATIVRHPLI
- a CDS encoding MoxR family ATPase, giving the protein MVTKQHTTQELADVNGLARRIATSLSQVLNGKPAAVESAILTLLAGGHLLLEDVPGTGKTTLASALAGSIQADVRRIQFTADMLPTDITGLSVYDQDSREFRFHPGPIFTNIAIADEVNRATPRAQSALLEAMAERAVTLDGKTRPLPRLFAVVATQNPQDMEGTFPLPEAQRDRFMTRIALGYPSNTAEVAMLTARGPGDPLDEVTPVASIGQILAAQQVIANIHISQEVSKYLVSIVSATRTHPELSLGASPRATLHLARMAQSRAATRGRDFVSPDDIASLAEIVLPHRLSLSGRFASVTEAHQAATVVVAEIVSRTPVR
- a CDS encoding DUF58 domain-containing protein; the protein is MRVPVRLTRRGWGFLAAAVGFWLLWIVLQLRDIWYLVAFFGSSLALALFWGLTIPLFAHIRVRLDALAHDPSVGDEVAFVGTISHSLERVLPMELIWDVGGEPYVSALSAPGHHAITSTASVRLGRRGPFKATIAGINIPDPLGLTVRTVRIGVTREILVLPVPLESVPGTSHRRNDRGLRGSASHGALTDSPGTPAGSVRDYRSGDAPRQIHWKQSARQGQLLVNLFEPEHQEDRTLLLVADRACYASTDEFEVAVSATATVALDWIGSGRPLNLQVGELWVPGCRTRLEVLRSLAYAQMIRPSDADESGSRSEPDGVVSGCLTSQLDIRLRSVRFRGILWVIRDEQFLRKQTPWHQYQVPLTRRGSGG